The genomic window CGATATGGCTGTTCGGGATCAACTTCGCCATCGATCATCTGGAGCAGATAACGAACCGCCTTGCTCCCTAATTCTGAAATGGGGACGTGGACTGTTGTCAATCGAGGGGATAGCAATCGTCCGAGATAGATATCATCAAAGCCGACCACAGCCACGTCATCAGGTATCTTGATATTGGAGCTCTTGGCCGCTTCATAGCAGCCAACCGCCATCATATCATTAGCCGCAAAGATCGCATCGGGTCGGGTTTCCTGATTCATCAAGCGACCAAAACCATAGTAACCTGATCTGGCAGCAAAGTCACCCTGAACGATCAGCGAATTTTCCATCGGCAAATTATGCTTCGTGAGGGCATCGCTGAAGCCACGAAATCGCTCCTCCGCATCGCAGTTGCCCTCGGGTCCCAAAATCATCCCGATCCGCTGATAACCATGTTCAATTAGATGCTTGGTGATGGAAAAAGCACCATGATAATTATCGATATTAAAACAGACCGCATCAGGAATGGTATCATTGACATTCAACAGGACGACAGGTTTTTTGCTTTTCGATAACAGCGAAACCAAATCGGTTTGCATCTGGGGCGCCATGAGGATCACGCCATCCACCCGACCGCTGCTCATAAACTCCAGCAGCGTCTCCACAATATTGCGCTGGCTGTGAAAGCTGGACAGCATCACGTAGCGATTGGCACGATACGCCGTCTCGTCGATGCCACGGATAATTTCCATGAAAAATTCATCGACCAGTTCGGGCAAAATAACGCCGATGGTATCGGTTTGTTTTCGGGATAGACTGCGGGCGATGGGATTGGGTTTGTAGTTGAGTTCTCTGGCAATTTGCAGGATTTTTTGGCGGGTTTCTTCTCGGACAGGACCGTTGTTGTTCAAAGCTCGAGAGACTGTGGCTGTCGAAACCCCCGCACGACGAGCGATTTCGATGATATTGATATCCACGTGCACCCTATTGCTGTAACCGTTTTCACCAGATTTTTGCTGGCAAATTCGGGTAGATTTGAAAGCAATCTGTAAACGTTTACAATGATGTTCATAATATAAACTTTCAAAGTTGAAAAGTCAAGGGATTTTTTTAGGAATTGCAAATTTTTTGGGATTGGGAGTGCATCAGAATTTAAAATAATATTCATGGAAACCAGATCAAGTGTGCCAGGAAGATATTGTGAGAGGTGACGACAAATTTATTTTTTATTTTTTAGCCAAACAAGAGATCATTAACAAAAGCGCAAGCGTCTGGCGAGCTGAAAAAGAAGCTTAGTTAGTTCTTGTTGCAAAATTATCAAAACAGGATAAATTGTCATGTCAGTCCGCCAGTTGGCGGACTGGCATCTCATTTTTTGGTTTGAAATTTCGCTTTGCACATCGGTAGATCTCTGTCTTATCCAGTGGCAATCAACCTCAATCGACTAATGAGTTCTTATTGGACTGGTCCCAGTTTTTTTCATTTACTTCGCATCCAATGACATCAAAAATACTGGAATGGACGTTTATTGCTTTTGTCAATCCACAAATCACTTCAGGTTCGGATTGAGTGGATTGTCAACATTTCAGAAAAGAATAAAATCATCTGGCATATGAATAGCATCAAAATGAGATCATCCGCTAGGGTTTTTGATACAAAATCCTCCATAATGCCTATCAGCTAATAATAGCAGTTGAAGCGGATAATATCAACTCGTGCGCCAGAGGATAGATGATCTATCAAAACTACAGCTTTTTGCAGTTGATGAAAGTTGCAATTTAAAAAATGATCTTGCTCAATCATTAAGCGATTTATTAGCTGCACCTGAGATCATTTCAGCTACAAAGTTTTTAATTCTTACCATCACTGTATCTGCAGGCATATTGTTGCTTGTAAGAAAAACCTCAGATGCAACGGGTTTACTCCCGCAATCAGAGGCCGCAGCAGACAGGGCGTTAATTGCAGCGAGTGCACTGGCTGATATTTCAGCCTGCGCAAATGTGCCAACTGCTATTTTCCTGAAATCGTTTTTCGAAGTGATGTAGATTTTGCCGAAATAGATATCTATCATACGTTTCATTTCCCATGTCATATTCCAAAACCTTACCCCAGTTCCCAGGATTAGCATTTTACATTGCAGCAGATCCCTCATATTATTAATTTCGTTCGGAGTGGCTAATAGTGTTTTATACCCTTTCAACTTAAACTCGGATTCGATTCTTTCAGCAATAGTTTTGACATTTATATCCGAGGGAGTTGCTGTGGTGATGGCATCAGCTTCTTCGGGCTTGATTTCAGAAATTGTTTTTGAAGGGGAGCCATAGGAATAAACAACAAGAACATCGGCTGGTAGCAGCTTATTTTTACTTCTGGAGCCTTCTCTGAAACCGATACTTATGAAGCAGAGGACAATGACAATCAGTACGACTGCCAGAGTGAAGAATGATTTAACATTCAGCTTCGCCATAGATTATCATCCTTTAAAATTTTGGTGAATTATTACTATTTCATCAGGTCAATCAGAGTCGTGTCATTCCGAACGAAGTGAGGAATCTGTAAGTCCCATGGTTTCAACCATAGATAGATTCCTCGCTCCGCTCGGAATGACATGCTTTTTAAAATCTTTAGTTTTCGGACGGGCACTAATTAGAGTCTGTTCGGAAATTGCTAATTGTTCAGCAAAACAGTCATTCCGAACGAAGTGAGGAATCTGTAAGTCCCATGGTTTCAACCATAGATAGATTCCTCGCTCCGCTCGGAATGACATGCTTTTTAAAAATCTTTAGTTTTCGGACGGGCCACTAATTAGAGTTATTAAAAATCTTAATACACCGAAATCCGATTGTTGAGGCCCTGTCCATTCCAGGGTACATCAAGAAATATTTAACATGAGAGTTGTAGCTCTGAGAGCCTCCGACAATTCCACCGTAAGGTGCACCAGGCAGATACCACCATGAACTTCGCATAAGCCACCGACTGCAGCCGCCACGCAATGTGACAAATCGGTTATACCCGTCGAACCTTTCACTCTCATTCCATTCAAAGACCTCGTTATAAATAAATTCTTCCCCAAGGGTCTCCGCAGCTAATTGCCATTCCCATTCTGTGGGCAGCCGCATACCCGCCCATGCTGCAAAAGCCCTGGCATCTTCGAGGCTAACATAAACGACAGGTTTGTCGAGAAGAGAATCGGGACACTGATCGCCGTTCCAATGTTTGAGAAAATTATCAGGGAAACGGGATTTGTAACCAGTTGATCTCAAAAATTCATTGAATTGCCTGTTGGTTACAACCCTTGTCATAATTGCAAAAGAGGGTAAGGTTTCCTCATGGGTGTGTTTGATATATTGTGCTCCGTTTTCATAAGATATGACCAGATCATGATTATCTTTAGCATCCATGTTCGGATAGCAGAGTCCCTCACGCCAGATGTGCATACAGGTAAATTTGTAGTGCCCGCCTTTAATTTCCAGCAGATCGAGATCTCGTATATGACCGACCTGTTCCGCCTTGTGGTAGTCATACCTTAGCGGTTTTTTGATTGAAACTTCTTTGTCATATTCATCTTTTGCAGAAAACGGTGTCGAAGTTTCGTGTCTTTGCTTCTGCAAAAGCTTTAGAAGTTTTCTGTTTGTTTCGCCAGTTTGGAGCAGACATCCAAAACCGTTAATCTTCACATTTACGTATGATTTGTTATTTTCCATGAAAGGCTTGAGTTCTTCACCATTCCACAGATCGAAATATTTCAGGTTCATGCCAGACTTGACTTCAATTTTAACGGTGGCTTCTGTTCCAGCAGTAGTGTCTACAAGATTGGTGATAATTAAACCTTTATCCTGCCATTCACTGGCGACCACATTTTTATTATTTGTCGGCATAAAAGGTTTCCATCGGTCGCTAATATACAATTTCCCATACGCTCTCCAGATCGCATTCATTTTGCGCAGAGTTTGACGATGGGTGGCATTCCACAGATTCATGGTTCCGAAAATATTTTCCCATAATAATATGCCCTGGCCGTTGATCCACGCATGGGCAAGGATAGGTTTACGGTCTTTCGCCATGCGCTTGACAAAGTGTTGCTTATGCGCAGGCATCAGCCATTTCTGGTGCGACAGGTCCGTGTAATGAAACGGGACAATTTCCTGCCCCCAGGAACAGGTTACAGCATCTGGGCCGAACAGGTCTTTGAAATCTGGTAGAATTTCAGAAGAGAAAGCGACTGCTCTGTGATAGCGGGCCACTTCGTTTCGGATGGAGGTTTCAGTGTCGAAAATTGAAATCGAGCCTTTGGCACTTCTCCATGTATCGAGGAATATCCCGTCGGCGCCAGTCTGATCAATTATTTTTGCCAGTTCTTGGAAATCATCTTTTTCTGGTCGGCGGGTGTCAAGATCCCAGGGATTATAGGTGAGAAAAACTCTCACCCCATTGCGGTGAAAATCATTAACTACCTGCTTTAAGCCAGCAATTCCTCCTGGAAGTGCATCAAAAAAATCGAACTGGTTCCGCTCATCAATGCCAATATTCGGGTAGCTGTGCCATAGAATAACAGAATTGAGCCCGCCAAATTCTTTTACCATTTTTCGACAATAGCTGTCAACCAAATATTTTCCTTTTTCAGGCGACCAGAACGTATGGTCCCACATAAAAATAAGTCCCATCAGGAAATTTTCATTATTCCATGCAAGCTCCTCTGGAATGATCAATTGGTTATTATTAGCCTGTTTAGCCAGGTAAGCATCAATGTTCTGACGGACCCATTCTCTTTTGCGATCCTTTTGCACAACCAGCCGAAGGTCATAAATAAAGATTTTTGTCTCTGTTTGGGATGGTGCAAACCGCATAATTGGTACGATGGCAAAACTATCAGAAGCGAAGGGTGGCACTTTTAATGTTTTGCTGAATGCAATCCATTCTTCCGAAGGATTTATCAGAAGGCTGTCGGTAGCTTTTATTTTTTTCCTCACCACATAGCTCTGTTCTTCTCCCCGAGTTTTAAGATCAAAATCAAAATAAATGATTGATGGAAGTGGATGTAGACGACTGAAGCCCTTAATTTGAAATTCTTCCCCAGGCTGAAGCTTCAATTGATAAGCAAACGTGTCAAAATGAATCGCCTGGTCTCCCATGGCAGGAAATTCGATTCGCAGATAAGGTTCTTGTCTTCCGATCGAGGACCGAACTTTATCACGATAGGCAAGGATAGCACGGTACCAGTTTTCCCAATCATCAGGTTCAGGTGCTTTAATGAATGAGCTATTGAAATCGAGGTCTTCCACAAAGCACCAGGTTACATTGCTGCCGCTGGTGCCAACAGTCCATTGCGAGAAAGGATATTCAGTTTTTGCCCCTTGATCAAAGTAAGAGTGAAACAAAGGTAGAAAAAGAAGCAGACTAACTAATCGACTCATATCTCAAAAATAGGTTAAAAACTTAAAAATAAAATTCTGATATTAGAAATTTAGCCGACTGCTTTGATCCTTCATAATCAAATCAGGAAGAACCTGCCGCAAAATTCGGTGACTTATTTGGTACGCCATTAAAGCTGCGGAAGGTTAGCAACCTCCCGCAGGTTAATCTGTACTTACTTCAAATTATTATTGTCTAATTCTAATCCTGTGGGCTTCAACCAGGAATAATTTTCCCTCATAATGTTCAGCATCTTGATTTTTCAGCAAATAATCCTTTAGCCTTGTTATGATATATGGAATAGTTTCTGGATGGTTTCTCACCTGGATTGCAACAATTCCTTTATAATTTGAAGGAGGGTAGGTAACAATATCAGCAAAGTCACCATTCAATGAGATAAGAATCGAATTTAATTCCTGTGCTGTTGAAATAACGATTGAATCAGGTGAATCTTTGGGAATATAGTCTTTCAAACGATAGATTTCAAAACCTGAGTCTATTAGGGAATTGATAATATAAGTTGGCACACAATGATCTGCAAAAAACTTTAACTCAATCATGCAGCGACCTCAAATTCTGCCAGATCTCGGGCATAGTCGAGACAGGCAGCAATCTGTTCTTCTGTTAAATCTGGGAATTCTTGAATAATTTGGTCAAAAGAGTACCTGGCAGAGAGATACCCCAGTATCAGACTCACAGGAATTCTGGTGCCTTTGATTCGAGGCTTGCCACGTAGCACGTCTGATGTACTAACAATGTACTTTTTCCAATTGTGATCCATAGGTTGTTCCTCTCAGGGATTACCTGACTACAACTAAATTATATTCACTAAATATTTTTTGAAATAAATATACAAAAATAAATCTCTTTGTCAACACATTTTTAATTCCATTCCAGATTTTTTCAAAATAAAACCTGTGCCTTTATTTCATCTGCCCTAATTACCGCAGTACCCAATGCCCCAATGTCCCAATTACCCAACACCCCCAACTCACTCCTTCACTCCCCCCAGCATAATCCCCTGAATATAATACTTCTGCAAGAGCATGAACACAATCAGCACAGGCAAAATCGTGATCACCGAGCCCGCCATCATCAATTCGGGATCGGGAGTATGTTCGCCTAATAGATTCGCCAGGGCAACAGGGAGGGTATACATCTCCTCTTTGGTCATCACGATCAATGGCCAGAGGAAATCGTTCCAGGTGCCCATAAAAGTAAATAGCGCTAATGTGACCAACACGGGTTTGGCCAACGGCAGAATGATGCGCCAATAGATGGCAAAATCTCTGGCGCCATCGATGCGGGCGGCTTCGATCAGGCTGTCGGGCACGCTTTGCAGGTATTGGCGGATTAAAAAGATGCCGAAGATGCTGGCCATGCCTGGAATGATGATGCCGAAATAGGTGTTCAAGAGTCCCAGTTTGTTCAGCAACAGAAAGACGGGAAGCATGGTCACCTGGCCAGGGATGATCATCGAAGATAACAGAAAAACGAACAGTGGTCGTTTGGCTCGAAAGCTGAACTTGGCAAAGGCGTAGCCCGCCAGCGAATTGACGAATAATGAAACGAAGGTCACCGAGACAGCCAGAATGAGACTATTCAGGAAAAATCGCCCCAGGCTCAGCCGCTGAAACAGAAACTGGTATTGGGCCAGGGTGAATTCGCTGGGGAGAAATCGGGGCGGAAACGAGCTGGCTTCGCCGCTTTTCATGAACGAGGCGGCCAGCATCCACAGAAATGGCAAAAGGGTGATGAATGAAATCAATATCATGACGAGGTGCAAGCCGATCATGGCCGAGTATTTTCTGAAAAATTTATTCGTTTTCATGCTTCGCCTCGCTTTCTCAGGGACAATTGAACCATGGCAAAAAAGAAGACGATGATAAAAAGAATGAAGGCGATGGCTGAGGCATAGCCCATGCGCCACCAGCGGAAGCCCTGTTGATATAGATAGAGCACGATGCTGAGCGTGGCATTGAGCGGCCCGCCCTGGGTCATCACATACGGCTCGGCGAAAAATTGGAAGTAGCCGATGATGGTCATGATGGTCACAAAAAAGGTCGTCGGCGCCAGTTGCGGCACGGTGACGTGGACGAACTGTCGCCACCAGCCAGCGCCATCGATGCGGGCGGCTTCGTAGAGATAATCGGGAATCGCCTGCAATCCCGCCAGAAAGATCATCATGTGGTAGCCAAAGTTTTTCCAGACGGCCAGCAGAATCAGCGCAGGCATGGCCCAATGTGGATCGCCAAGCCAGTCCACGCCCTGAATGCCGATCTGCGAGAGCAGATAATTGATAATTCCGAAACGGGGATGATAGAGATAGCGCCAGACCACAGCCACGGCCACCAGCGTGGTGACCACGGGCATGAAAAACGCCAGCCGAAACCAGTTGCGAAAATAGAGCAAGCGGGAATTCAGCGCAATTGCTGC from candidate division KSB1 bacterium includes these protein-coding regions:
- a CDS encoding sugar ABC transporter permease, which codes for MHKKIYTPYFFLAPALGTLLIFFFLPVAAAFLMSFTDFDIYSLGNLQRARFILFGNYSQLLSDPLFWKALANTFYFVIVGGPLTIIVSLLAAIALNSRLLYFRNWFRLAFFMPVVTTLVAVAVVWRYLYHPRFGIINYLLSQIGIQGVDWLGDPHWAMPALILLAVWKNFGYHMMIFLAGLQAIPDYLYEAARIDGAGWWRQFVHVTVPQLAPTTFFVTIMTIIGYFQFFAEPYVMTQGGPLNATLSIVLYLYQQGFRWWRMGYASAIAFILFIIVFFFAMVQLSLRKRGEA
- a CDS encoding carbohydrate ABC transporter permease, which translates into the protein MKTNKFFRKYSAMIGLHLVMILISFITLLPFLWMLAASFMKSGEASSFPPRFLPSEFTLAQYQFLFQRLSLGRFFLNSLILAVSVTFVSLFVNSLAGYAFAKFSFRAKRPLFVFLLSSMIIPGQVTMLPVFLLLNKLGLLNTYFGIIIPGMASIFGIFLIRQYLQSVPDSLIEAARIDGARDFAIYWRIILPLAKPVLVTLALFTFMGTWNDFLWPLIVMTKEEMYTLPVALANLLGEHTPDPELMMAGSVITILPVLIVFMLLQKYYIQGIMLGGVKE
- a CDS encoding DUF433 domain-containing protein gives rise to the protein MDHNWKKYIVSTSDVLRGKPRIKGTRIPVSLILGYLSARYSFDQIIQEFPDLTEEQIAACLDYARDLAEFEVAA
- a CDS encoding DUF5615 family PIN-like protein; translated protein: MIELKFFADHCVPTYIINSLIDSGFEIYRLKDYIPKDSPDSIVISTAQELNSILISLNGDFADIVTYPPSNYKGIVAIQVRNHPETIPYIITRLKDYLLKNQDAEHYEGKLFLVEAHRIRIRQ
- a CDS encoding LacI family transcriptional regulator; translation: MDINIIEIARRAGVSTATVSRALNNNGPVREETRQKILQIARELNYKPNPIARSLSRKQTDTIGVILPELVDEFFMEIIRGIDETAYRANRYVMLSSFHSQRNIVETLLEFMSSGRVDGVILMAPQMQTDLVSLLSKSKKPVVLLNVNDTIPDAVCFNIDNYHGAFSITKHLIEHGYQRIGMILGPEGNCDAEERFRGFSDALTKHNLPMENSLIVQGDFAARSGYYGFGRLMNQETRPDAIFAANDMMAVGCYEAAKSSNIKIPDDVAVVGFDDIYLGRLLSPRLTTVHVPISELGSKAVRYLLQMIDGEVDPEQPYREELSTGLIIGGSCGCDNYAISSII
- a CDS encoding formylglycine-generating enzyme family protein, whose amino-acid sequence is MSRLVSLLLFLPLFHSYFDQGAKTEYPFSQWTVGTSGSNVTWCFVEDLDFNSSFIKAPEPDDWENWYRAILAYRDKVRSSIGRQEPYLRIEFPAMGDQAIHFDTFAYQLKLQPGEEFQIKGFSRLHPLPSIIYFDFDLKTRGEEQSYVVRKKIKATDSLLINPSEEWIAFSKTLKVPPFASDSFAIVPIMRFAPSQTETKIFIYDLRLVVQKDRKREWVRQNIDAYLAKQANNNQLIIPEELAWNNENFLMGLIFMWDHTFWSPEKGKYLVDSYCRKMVKEFGGLNSVILWHSYPNIGIDERNQFDFFDALPGGIAGLKQVVNDFHRNGVRVFLTYNPWDLDTRRPEKDDFQELAKIIDQTGADGIFLDTWRSAKGSISIFDTETSIRNEVARYHRAVAFSSEILPDFKDLFGPDAVTCSWGQEIVPFHYTDLSHQKWLMPAHKQHFVKRMAKDRKPILAHAWINGQGILLWENIFGTMNLWNATHRQTLRKMNAIWRAYGKLYISDRWKPFMPTNNKNVVASEWQDKGLIITNLVDTTAGTEATVKIEVKSGMNLKYFDLWNGEELKPFMENNKSYVNVKINGFGCLLQTGETNRKLLKLLQKQRHETSTPFSAKDEYDKEVSIKKPLRYDYHKAEQVGHIRDLDLLEIKGGHYKFTCMHIWREGLCYPNMDAKDNHDLVISYENGAQYIKHTHEETLPSFAIMTRVVTNRQFNEFLRSTGYKSRFPDNFLKHWNGDQCPDSLLDKPVVYVSLEDARAFAAWAGMRLPTEWEWQLAAETLGEEFIYNEVFEWNESERFDGYNRFVTLRGGCSRWLMRSSWWYLPGAPYGGIVGGSQSYNSHVKYFLMYPGMDRASTIGFRCIKIFNNSN